In Nitrosophilus labii, the following proteins share a genomic window:
- the gspG gene encoding type II secretion system major pseudopilin GspG produces MRKGFTLIEIMIVIIILGFLAALVMPNLIGQSEEAKKKIVCIQMKTISDALKSFKLKYGKYPSTEEGLKALVKNPDPQKYKDYPKNGFLDSKNPPKDPWNNDYIYLNEEGEINIISLGADGKEGGSGENADISLESCQK; encoded by the coding sequence ATGAGAAAAGGTTTTACACTTATTGAAATTATGATCGTTATAATCATTTTGGGTTTTTTGGCTGCTTTGGTTATGCCAAATCTTATAGGCCAAAGCGAAGAAGCCAAAAAGAAAATCGTCTGCATACAGATGAAAACCATCAGCGACGCACTAAAAAGTTTCAAACTTAAATATGGGAAATACCCTTCAACGGAAGAAGGTCTTAAAGCTTTAGTAAAAAACCCTGATCCTCAAAAATATAAAGACTACCCTAAAAACGGTTTTTTAGACAGTAAAAATCCTCCTAAAGATCCTTGGAACAATGATTATATATATCTTAATGAAGAGGGTGAAATAAACATTATCTCTTTAGGAGCAGACGGCAAAGAGGGAGGAAGCGGCGAAAATGCCGATATCAGCTTAGAGAGCTGCCAAAAATAG
- a CDS encoding site-2 protease family protein: MKKDFKKEFFLIVLFSFVVAYIVNSLVIYLLPKTTVEYVDYSPKQEFFIVRLSEKLCNQTQKVQKDRNEDLPQEDFSEIKTLKLKAVFLEEDSGFIVVENNKKEVFISLKDVYKGFKLVKILPQSAIFKKGSKKYILKLQDLKKSDIFLKTPKFQKKKDGDYRISKSELRSYRKKYDKLYREIALMPVKTKSGYGYKVTYLKKGSVLEKLGLKKGDVILQINSRSVEDSGLFNDLLENFENLEYIFITLLRDHKEKELYYEIY; encoded by the coding sequence TTGAAAAAAGATTTTAAAAAAGAGTTTTTTTTAATAGTTTTATTCTCTTTTGTTGTAGCGTATATTGTCAATTCATTAGTTATATATTTGCTGCCTAAGACTACTGTAGAGTATGTGGACTACTCTCCAAAGCAGGAGTTTTTTATCGTAAGACTTTCCGAAAAACTTTGCAATCAAACACAAAAAGTCCAAAAAGATAGAAACGAGGATTTACCACAAGAAGATTTCAGTGAGATAAAAACTCTTAAACTCAAAGCTGTTTTTTTAGAAGAGGATAGCGGCTTTATAGTGGTAGAAAATAATAAAAAAGAGGTTTTTATATCCTTAAAAGATGTCTATAAGGGGTTTAAGCTTGTAAAGATTTTGCCTCAAAGCGCAATATTCAAAAAAGGCTCTAAAAAGTATATTCTAAAACTGCAAGATCTCAAAAAAAGCGATATTTTCCTAAAGACTCCTAAATTTCAAAAGAAAAAAGATGGGGATTATAGGATATCAAAAAGTGAATTACGCAGTTATAGAAAAAAATATGACAAGCTTTATAGAGAGATAGCGTTGATGCCGGTTAAAACAAAAAGTGGTTACGGATATAAGGTTACTTATCTAAAAAAGGGTTCTGTTTTAGAAAAACTTGGACTTAAAAAAGGAGATGTGATATTACAGATCAACTCTAGAAGTGTGGAAGATAGTGGTCTTTTTAACGACTTGCTAGAAAATTTCGAAAATCTAGAGTATATTTTTATAACACTGCTTAGAGATCATAAAGAGAAGGAATTGTATTATGAGATATATTAA
- the gspD gene encoding type II secretion system secretin GspD, protein MRYIKILILILFVNLSFAAKSEQEIVLNFQNLSINNFIKMVAKITGKNILSPESIRGDVNFISVKPIKKDEVFDLLLNVLKNKGYTIVESPKGYLLVVKSKDAIREAPPFFGKTDLDQIQTDIIGIKYVSATKIFPSITPLLSRNGKASLVKDINTIIVTDFPKNLILIKKIVSFLDKNVKKEVVFIPLNYANVSSIYSKLVKIASTLYPVNTKSKQLDIISNEATNTIIIIGDVTEVKALREYVKELDKKDDIVKPKVHIVKLKNSDCEEMQKVLNDLVSKKRYDKKETKPSITIDKPTNTLIILSSQKEFEELKKVIDVLDIDRQQVYVKAKIVEISGKKASQIGAKYGIFGGVANSSGLYSFSTNLGGPAIPFDLNELGIEKPTLTQGLALGATISLLETNGAAKKLSEPSLLCVNNTESTIYVGQTESVITQGTVGAKTTDYTKNVYTRQDIGLTLKIKPRISSDNKVSLDIKTVIEDILPGSQIGLPITSKREMDTTTIVKNGQSIIIGGLVKDNLDITTSKVPLLGDIPILGNIFKYEERSNDKTTLVILLTPYIVKKSEDLNKLRALLGKLDALEKKFAKEFIRAKKDESNR, encoded by the coding sequence ATGAGATATATTAAGATTTTGATACTGATTTTGTTTGTAAATCTCTCTTTTGCAGCTAAAAGTGAGCAAGAGATTGTGCTCAATTTTCAAAATCTAAGTATAAATAATTTTATAAAAATGGTGGCTAAAATAACCGGTAAAAATATACTATCTCCTGAGTCTATAAGAGGAGATGTGAATTTTATATCCGTTAAGCCTATAAAAAAAGATGAGGTATTTGATCTTTTGTTAAATGTACTCAAAAATAAAGGCTATACTATTGTTGAGAGTCCAAAAGGGTATCTTTTGGTAGTTAAGAGCAAAGATGCTATAAGAGAAGCTCCTCCCTTTTTTGGTAAAACAGATCTTGATCAGATACAAACCGATATCATAGGCATCAAATATGTAAGTGCGACAAAGATTTTTCCCTCTATTACACCACTGCTTAGCCGTAACGGTAAAGCTTCGTTAGTAAAAGATATAAACACTATTATAGTAACAGATTTTCCAAAAAACTTGATTTTGATAAAAAAAATAGTCTCTTTTTTAGATAAAAACGTAAAAAAAGAGGTTGTTTTTATACCTTTAAACTATGCAAACGTCTCAAGTATCTACTCAAAACTTGTGAAAATTGCCTCCACATTATATCCTGTCAACACAAAATCTAAACAACTAGATATTATTTCCAATGAAGCAACCAATACTATTATTATTATAGGGGATGTTACGGAAGTGAAAGCTTTAAGGGAGTATGTAAAGGAGCTTGATAAAAAAGATGATATAGTAAAACCTAAAGTTCATATAGTTAAGCTTAAAAACTCAGATTGCGAGGAGATGCAGAAAGTTTTAAATGATTTGGTTTCTAAAAAAAGGTATGACAAAAAGGAGACAAAACCCTCTATCACAATAGACAAACCTACAAATACTCTAATAATTTTATCTAGTCAAAAAGAGTTTGAAGAGCTAAAAAAAGTTATTGACGTGCTGGATATCGATAGGCAGCAAGTTTATGTAAAAGCAAAAATTGTGGAGATAAGCGGTAAAAAAGCTTCGCAAATAGGAGCCAAATACGGAATATTTGGGGGAGTGGCTAATAGCTCAGGGCTTTATAGCTTCAGTACCAATCTTGGAGGGCCAGCTATACCTTTTGATCTTAATGAATTGGGTATTGAAAAGCCAACATTAACTCAAGGTCTTGCTTTAGGGGCGACTATCTCTCTTCTTGAGACCAATGGGGCTGCAAAAAAGCTCTCAGAGCCATCTTTACTTTGTGTAAACAATACCGAATCTACCATATATGTAGGACAAACCGAATCGGTTATAACTCAAGGAACAGTGGGAGCGAAAACGACGGACTATACAAAAAATGTATATACTAGACAAGATATCGGTTTGACACTTAAAATTAAACCGAGAATCTCTTCTGATAACAAAGTCTCTTTAGATATTAAAACAGTTATCGAAGATATCTTACCCGGAAGTCAGATAGGTCTTCCTATTACCTCAAAAAGAGAGATGGATACAACCACTATAGTAAAAAACGGACAATCTATAATAATAGGAGGATTAGTTAAAGACAATCTAGATATAACAACTTCAAAGGTACCGCTTTTGGGTGATATACCTATTTTAGGGAATATCTTTAAATATGAGGAGAGATCTAACGATAAAACCACTTTAGTAATTCTACTAACTCCTTATATCGTAAAAAAATCGGAAGATCTTAACAAACTAAGAGCTCTTCTTGGAAAACTGGATGCTTTAGAGAAGAAGTTTGCTAAAGAGTTTATAAGGGCCAAAAAAGATGAATCTAATAGATAG
- a CDS encoding GspE/PulE family protein — protein MNLIDRLPRFRELDLYPEILDDVDIELAVKNRLLFTNIDGKVYAVIDPESIADSLNYYSKLTLKIPVAVLDKDSFERLYHRFLELKSDKVFSSELNESESEEFIEEELELSDFLKISEDILTSEESAPIIKFVNALFYQAVKKRASDIHIESHEDRGVVRFRIDGILLKHSELDKRVVSLVISRIKVISNLDISERRIPQDGRTQVKIAGKTLDVRVSILPTYHGERAVMRILMESEEIPSLEELGFEEELTKKFKELLSHTYGMILVTGPTGSGKSTTLHAFLQNVATEEKNIITIEDPVEYKSENINQIQVNPKVGLTFASGLRSILRQDPDVILVGEIRDKETAQIAVQAALTGHLLLSTLHTNNAASAITRLMDMGIEQFLITSSLLGVLSQRLVRKLCSHCKEVDESDLKERFSIPKESVIYKAKGCAKCNYTGYIGRSAVGELFLLDEETKNLIKNGANENKLREYMKKRGYKTLPEYLKEKVINQETSLAEAIRVGLTEEIKDAI, from the coding sequence ATGAATCTAATAGATAGATTGCCTAGATTTAGAGAACTTGATCTTTATCCGGAAATTCTTGATGATGTAGATATAGAATTAGCCGTTAAAAATAGACTTCTTTTTACAAATATAGATGGAAAGGTTTATGCTGTAATTGATCCTGAATCGATAGCGGATTCTCTCAACTATTATTCAAAGCTTACTCTTAAAATACCTGTAGCGGTTTTAGACAAAGACTCTTTTGAAAGACTATATCACAGATTTTTGGAGCTTAAAAGCGACAAAGTTTTTAGCTCTGAACTAAATGAAAGTGAGAGTGAAGAGTTTATAGAAGAAGAGCTTGAATTATCCGATTTTTTAAAAATTTCCGAAGATATCTTAACTAGTGAAGAGTCTGCACCTATTATAAAGTTTGTGAATGCACTTTTTTATCAGGCTGTAAAAAAGAGAGCAAGCGATATACATATAGAAAGCCATGAAGATAGGGGAGTAGTAAGATTTAGAATAGACGGCATTTTACTAAAACACTCAGAGCTTGATAAACGCGTAGTCTCTTTGGTCATAAGCCGTATAAAAGTTATCTCGAATTTGGATATATCGGAAAGAAGGATTCCTCAAGATGGAAGGACGCAGGTTAAAATTGCGGGGAAAACTTTAGATGTAAGGGTCTCGATTTTGCCTACTTATCATGGCGAGAGAGCGGTTATGAGAATTTTGATGGAGTCTGAAGAGATTCCATCTTTAGAAGAGCTTGGATTTGAGGAAGAGCTCACAAAAAAATTTAAAGAACTACTTTCACATACATACGGAATGATACTTGTTACTGGTCCTACGGGAAGTGGAAAATCCACCACATTGCACGCTTTTTTGCAAAATGTGGCAACTGAGGAGAAAAATATAATAACCATTGAAGATCCGGTAGAGTATAAAAGCGAAAATATAAATCAGATTCAGGTTAACCCAAAAGTAGGGCTCACTTTTGCTTCGGGACTAAGATCTATCTTAAGACAAGATCCTGATGTGATATTAGTAGGTGAGATAAGAGACAAAGAGACGGCTCAGATAGCTGTTCAAGCGGCACTTACTGGGCACCTTCTGCTTTCAACACTTCATACCAACAATGCTGCTTCTGCAATCACTAGACTTATGGATATGGGTATTGAGCAGTTTTTGATAACCTCTTCCCTGCTTGGGGTTCTTTCCCAAAGACTGGTTAGAAAACTCTGTTCGCATTGTAAAGAGGTGGATGAGAGTGATTTGAAGGAAAGGTTTTCAATCCCAAAAGAGAGCGTTATATACAAAGCAAAAGGGTGTGCAAAATGCAACTATACCGGTTATATAGGAAGAAGTGCGGTGGGTGAACTCTTTTTGCTTGATGAGGAGACGAAAAATCTTATAAAAAACGGAGCAAACGAAAACAAGTTGAGAGAGTATATGAAAAAAAGAGGCTATAAGACGTTGCCCGAGTATCTAAAAGAGAAAGTTATAAACCAAGAGACCTCTTTGGCGGAAGCCATAAGAGTAGGATTAACTGAAGAGATAAAAGATGCGATATAG
- a CDS encoding type II secretion system F family protein — MRYRYIGFSKKGEKVSGYIEASSIEEAKRKLKDASIVYEELKEIKPLLPSFNFKKEVPKNILIDFSKTLSIYLKSGISIAKAIRLAKNQFSDGKTLDFLFQIQKNIDEGKSFYQALDKQKIYDIPKFYKESVKIAEETGTLQEVISEMADFLKNLKSMEDKTKRALIYPLFIIIVAIFMISFMLSFVIPKISAIFLQLHQELPKITKLVISIGDFLTQNWIGLVFIIFLLIFSFSFTVKKIYRFRYMLHFFILKIPIIKDIAIASNLGKFSYLMSVLTNSGVNFVHSAKLSSETLQNEVIKRIFQDASKELVEGKRFSNALVKNGFNFDKSFIQSIALAEETSEVTEIFKNLSELFKEKNSAKIELFLSLLEPTLLLVVGIIIGFIVTAMLLPIFSMNLTVG; from the coding sequence ATGCGATATAGATATATAGGCTTTTCTAAAAAAGGGGAGAAAGTTTCGGGATATATTGAAGCATCCTCCATAGAAGAAGCTAAAAGAAAGTTAAAAGATGCATCTATAGTTTATGAAGAGTTAAAAGAGATAAAGCCGCTTTTGCCATCTTTTAATTTTAAAAAAGAGGTACCTAAAAATATACTTATAGATTTTTCCAAAACTTTGTCTATATACCTAAAGTCGGGCATATCTATCGCTAAAGCGATAAGACTTGCAAAAAATCAGTTTAGTGACGGTAAAACTTTAGATTTTCTATTTCAGATCCAAAAAAATATAGATGAAGGAAAAAGTTTTTATCAAGCCCTTGATAAACAAAAGATTTATGATATACCGAAATTTTATAAAGAGTCGGTTAAAATCGCAGAAGAGACTGGAACTTTACAAGAGGTTATTTCTGAGATGGCCGATTTTTTAAAAAATCTAAAATCTATGGAAGATAAAACAAAAAGGGCTTTGATATATCCTCTTTTTATTATAATTGTCGCTATTTTTATGATATCTTTTATGTTAAGTTTTGTTATTCCTAAAATCTCGGCAATCTTTTTACAGTTACATCAAGAGCTTCCAAAAATTACTAAATTGGTTATATCTATAGGAGATTTTTTGACACAAAACTGGATTGGCTTGGTATTTATTATTTTTTTACTTATTTTTTCTTTTTCCTTTACAGTGAAAAAAATATACAGATTTAGATACATGTTGCATTTTTTCATTTTAAAAATACCGATAATTAAAGATATAGCCATAGCTTCGAATCTGGGTAAATTTTCATATCTTATGTCGGTTTTGACAAACTCGGGAGTAAACTTTGTTCATTCGGCAAAACTATCTTCAGAGACTTTACAAAATGAAGTGATAAAAAGAATTTTTCAAGATGCTTCTAAAGAGTTAGTGGAGGGAAAAAGGTTTTCAAACGCATTGGTAAAAAATGGATTTAATTTTGATAAATCTTTTATTCAATCTATAGCACTTGCGGAAGAAACAAGTGAGGTAACTGAGATATTTAAGAATCTATCTGAGCTTTTTAAGGAAAAGAACAGTGCTAAAATAGAGCTTTTTTTATCTTTATTGGAACCTACTCTTTTATTGGTAGTGGGGATTATCATAGGATTTATAGTAACTGCTATGTTATTGCCTATTTTTAGTATGAATTTAACTGTAGGATAA
- a CDS encoding methyl-accepting chemotaxis protein: MPKSIRAKFIVMLLSTLLTIFILLSIHLFNSFNQIIEKSAKENLKTLSDSIFVAIRSSMNFGSSEEVQKTLNNIKKIEGIKDIDIAKSKKVIQLFGLNENFEDYNKEIKKVFKTKKIKYIEDEVRDSIKLLKPIAATKECLSCHTNAKEGDVLGVIDLDISLESTTKQINSLKFYLFSSILVSIIILIALFTHFFNKNIFKPIDVLTQRAKDIASGEGDLTKRLRFVKKDEIAEAGNWIDAFIDKIQNVISNAKKASKKNLDIANQLSNESEKVTKRLHEGIELVEESVSIGKNVHIALENSLLTIKKSQENVLNAKDKINIIQNDISKLTTKIEKQSSDGVKLAQRLNNLSKSADSVKEVLNVIAEIANKTNLLALNAAIEAARSGEHGKGFAVVAEEVRRLAEQSQASLQDIDETINEIIDEIIKSAKNMDKNAKELQELMISAKESEKNMIETADFMDNVNKVSIDSLNISHSLAKEVEKILNEIERIKEVSQENINSVSQMKGLIEEINKIAINLNKILERFKT, from the coding sequence ATGCCTAAATCGATACGAGCCAAGTTTATAGTTATGTTACTCTCTACGCTTTTAACTATTTTTATTTTGCTTTCGATCCATCTTTTTAATAGTTTTAATCAAATAATCGAAAAGAGTGCAAAAGAGAATCTTAAAACGTTAAGCGATTCTATATTTGTTGCAATTAGATCTAGTATGAATTTTGGAAGTAGTGAAGAAGTACAAAAAACATTAAACAATATTAAAAAAATAGAGGGAATTAAAGATATAGATATTGCAAAATCTAAAAAGGTAATCCAGCTTTTTGGTTTAAATGAAAATTTTGAAGACTATAATAAGGAAATCAAAAAAGTTTTTAAAACAAAGAAAATCAAATATATAGAGGATGAGGTTAGAGATAGTATAAAACTTTTAAAACCTATCGCGGCAACTAAAGAGTGCCTTAGCTGCCATACAAATGCAAAAGAGGGAGATGTTTTAGGAGTAATTGATCTTGATATCTCTTTGGAGAGTACAACTAAACAGATAAACTCTCTAAAATTTTATCTTTTTAGCAGTATTTTAGTTTCAATTATAATTTTAATAGCTCTTTTTACACATTTTTTTAATAAAAACATATTTAAACCTATTGATGTATTGACACAAAGAGCTAAAGATATAGCAAGTGGTGAAGGAGATTTAACAAAGAGACTTAGATTTGTAAAAAAGGATGAGATAGCGGAAGCAGGAAACTGGATAGATGCTTTTATAGATAAAATACAAAATGTTATTTCGAACGCCAAAAAAGCTAGTAAGAAAAATCTCGATATTGCAAATCAGCTTAGTAATGAATCTGAAAAAGTTACAAAACGCTTACATGAAGGAATAGAACTTGTCGAAGAGAGTGTATCAATAGGTAAAAATGTACATATAGCACTTGAAAATAGTCTTTTAACTATCAAAAAATCACAAGAAAATGTTTTAAACGCTAAAGATAAGATTAATATTATTCAAAATGATATTTCCAAGCTTACTACAAAAATAGAGAAACAATCAAGTGATGGTGTAAAGCTTGCGCAAAGATTAAATAATCTTTCAAAAAGTGCAGATTCTGTAAAAGAAGTTTTAAATGTTATTGCAGAAATAGCTAATAAAACAAATCTTTTAGCTTTAAATGCTGCTATAGAAGCAGCAAGAAGTGGTGAACATGGAAAAGGATTTGCTGTTGTAGCAGAAGAGGTGAGAAGACTTGCAGAACAGTCTCAAGCTAGTCTCCAAGATATTGATGAGACTATTAACGAAATAATAGATGAGATAATAAAAAGTGCCAAAAATATGGATAAAAATGCAAAAGAACTCCAAGAACTGATGATTTCAGCTAAAGAGAGTGAGAAAAATATGATAGAGACTGCTGATTTTATGGATAATGTCAATAAAGTAAGCATAGATTCTCTAAATATATCACACTCTTTGGCTAAAGAGGTAGAGAAAATACTTAATGAAATAGAAAGAATAAAAGAAGTTTCACAAGAAAATATAAATAGTGTATCACAAATGAAAGGATTGATTGAAGAAATAAATAAGATAGCCATTAATTTAAATAAAATCTTAGAGAGGTTTAAAACATAA
- a CDS encoding glycine zipper 2TM domain-containing protein — protein MRKFFLAVILLLLGTNILAASFSYTEYVEVTRSEPIYRTITKRIPYQECWYEEVPVEYSYDEGIDDNVGALIGGVAGGIIGHQIGEGSGKTAATVGGAIIGTLVGKNLSKKSDTYVERGYKRVKRCRTKYEEHEERIQRGYRN, from the coding sequence ATGAGAAAATTTTTTCTAGCAGTAATACTTCTTCTTTTAGGAACAAATATTTTAGCAGCCTCTTTTAGTTATACTGAGTATGTAGAGGTAACAAGAAGCGAGCCTATTTACAGGACGATTACTAAAAGAATTCCATATCAAGAGTGTTGGTATGAAGAGGTACCTGTAGAATACAGTTATGATGAAGGTATAGATGATAATGTTGGAGCACTTATAGGAGGAGTAGCAGGGGGAATTATAGGTCACCAGATAGGTGAAGGTAGCGGTAAAACTGCTGCGACGGTAGGTGGAGCAATTATCGGAACTTTGGTTGGAAAAAATCTATCTAAAAAGAGTGATACTTATGTGGAAAGAGGCTACAAAAGAGTAAAAAGATGCCGAACTAAGTATGAAGAGCATGAAGAGCGTATCCAAAGAGGGTATAGAAACTAA
- a CDS encoding helix-turn-helix domain-containing protein: protein MKKISIKEAAQILGISEQAVRKRISRGTLDSVKENGHVYVILEDDSAQKMEREDYEQFFNLFLEEIEKKEIEIKELKEIIKQKEEKIDLLQNEVKEALKENAKLSQGVHIEARKLIETFLPMLEDMRHEPVKKRNKKKKK, encoded by the coding sequence ATGAAAAAGATATCTATAAAAGAGGCTGCACAGATTTTAGGTATCTCTGAACAGGCTGTTAGAAAAAGAATCAGCAGAGGAACTTTAGATTCGGTAAAAGAGAACGGGCATGTATATGTTATTTTAGAAGATGACAGTGCACAGAAGATGGAAAGAGAGGATTATGAGCAATTTTTCAATCTCTTTTTGGAAGAGATTGAAAAAAAAGAGATAGAGATAAAAGAGCTAAAAGAGATCATTAAACAGAAAGAGGAGAAGATAGATTTACTGCAAAATGAGGTCAAAGAGGCTTTAAAGGAGAATGCCAAATTATCACAAGGCGTACATATAGAGGCTAGAAAACTTATAGAGACTTTTTTGCCTATGCTTGAAGATATGAGACATGAACCTGTGAAAAAGAGAAACAAAAAGAAGAAAAAGTGA
- a CDS encoding RNA recognition motif domain-containing protein, whose translation MKQIYVGNLPYRSGEEEVRELFSQYGEVNSVKLITDRETGRPRGFGFVEMEDDGALKAIDALDGKEFEGRTLRVNEARPREARPRREFN comes from the coding sequence ATGAAGCAAATTTATGTAGGTAATCTACCTTACAGATCGGGTGAAGAAGAAGTTAGAGAGCTATTCTCTCAGTATGGTGAAGTAAATTCGGTAAAATTGATAACTGATAGAGAGACTGGAAGACCAAGAGGTTTCGGTTTTGTTGAAATGGAAGATGATGGTGCTTTGAAAGCTATTGATGCTCTTGATGGAAAAGAGTTTGAAGGCAGAACTTTAAGAGTTAATGAAGCTAGACCAAGAGAGGCTAGACCTAGAAGAGAATTTAACTAA
- a CDS encoding multiheme c-type cytochrome, whose product MNKGFLYSIGLSITILLSGCGGGGGGEDTTTSSTTTTANAGVFIDSKVSGLEYVGNLGTTGETDSLGRFYFKDGEIITFKIENVILGEAQPEPNDFIVTPQKILEYKLKQPVDANDTKVIRMVQFLISADIDGDPANGITISDETKQLLKQKLPIRFDEEDDINESVIKTYLEKDTIATEDEALSHYEESLIEIEKEKDELEREVEEFEEDYDEEKYTTTTTSSTEYQLLAWNDLGMHCMDGNDYSVFSILPPYNTLVAQLIKKGDKTAELVTSGVIVTYEAAVSFDGKYNTTSSDKTNFWDYVSKLFGINLQPDTGLKGKPVQSLSPVNMDFNSTYKWWIAEGIPTAPKNDDGSVNHYPMVKVVAKDLAGNILAETTTVLPVSDEMDCKKCHSSTSGYDAAKPKNGWVELTEPEKDYKFNILRLHDEKFPNAVLEHNISLSAKGWNYNINGLEETVKEGTPVLCASCHKSNALPGTGIDNISPLTQAIHAKHSKVIDPDTNLSLNDSLNRNACYTCHPGSTTQCLRGAMGKAKNPDGTNLIECQSCHGVMSAVGSSTREGWLDEPDCQSCHQNGKRYTEAVTDMLTGTLRTTLDSRFATNPDTPIQGKSLYRFSKGHGGLQCSACHGSTHAIYPSSRPEDNAQSIAAQGHAGTIAECTACHLTVPDTVNGGPHGLHTVGQAWIENHEDAAKNNLLSCSTCHGSDYRGSELSKTFSARTFHIEDGQTKTFAAGHKISCYDCHNGPYGENEVDDD is encoded by the coding sequence ATGAACAAGGGTTTTCTGTACTCTATAGGTTTGAGTATAACTATCTTGCTCTCTGGATGCGGAGGTGGTGGAGGTGGAGAAGACACGACGACTTCATCAACAACTACAACAGCAAATGCTGGAGTATTTATCGACAGTAAAGTTTCAGGATTGGAATATGTTGGTAATTTAGGTACAACAGGTGAGACAGACTCTTTAGGAAGATTCTATTTTAAAGATGGAGAAATAATTACCTTTAAAATAGAAAATGTGATTTTAGGTGAAGCTCAGCCAGAGCCAAACGATTTTATCGTAACTCCACAAAAAATATTGGAATACAAACTAAAACAGCCTGTAGATGCCAATGATACAAAAGTGATTAGAATGGTTCAGTTTTTAATATCTGCAGATATTGACGGAGATCCTGCAAACGGAATAACAATTTCAGATGAGACAAAACAACTTCTTAAGCAAAAACTACCAATAAGATTTGACGAAGAGGATGATATAAATGAGTCTGTTATCAAAACTTACCTGGAAAAAGATACTATTGCGACAGAAGATGAAGCTCTATCTCACTATGAAGAGTCATTAATCGAAATAGAAAAGGAAAAAGATGAATTAGAAAGAGAGGTTGAAGAGTTTGAAGAAGATTATGATGAGGAAAAATATACCACAACTACAACCTCTTCAACAGAGTATCAGCTTTTAGCGTGGAACGATCTTGGAATGCACTGTATGGACGGTAACGACTATTCGGTATTTTCTATTTTACCTCCATATAATACGTTAGTTGCGCAACTTATCAAAAAAGGTGACAAAACGGCTGAACTTGTAACTTCAGGAGTTATCGTTACTTATGAAGCTGCTGTCTCTTTTGACGGAAAGTATAACACTACAAGCAGCGATAAAACAAACTTCTGGGATTATGTCTCAAAACTTTTCGGTATCAATCTACAACCCGATACAGGTTTAAAAGGCAAGCCTGTACAAAGTTTGTCACCTGTCAATATGGATTTTAACAGCACATATAAATGGTGGATCGCAGAAGGAATTCCAACCGCTCCTAAAAATGATGACGGTTCTGTAAACCATTATCCGATGGTAAAAGTTGTCGCAAAAGATTTAGCTGGTAATATACTTGCTGAAACAACTACGGTTTTACCTGTCAGCGATGAAATGGATTGTAAAAAATGCCATAGCTCTACATCAGGTTATGACGCGGCTAAACCTAAAAATGGTTGGGTAGAATTAACAGAGCCTGAAAAAGACTATAAATTTAATATACTAAGACTTCATGATGAAAAGTTTCCTAATGCTGTTTTAGAACACAATATTTCACTATCTGCAAAAGGTTGGAACTATAATATTAATGGTTTAGAAGAAACCGTCAAAGAGGGAACACCTGTTTTATGTGCCTCTTGTCATAAAAGCAATGCACTACCTGGTACCGGAATAGACAACATATCACCGTTAACGCAAGCTATTCACGCAAAACATTCAAAAGTTATTGATCCAGATACCAACTTATCTCTTAACGACTCTCTTAATAGAAATGCTTGTTACACTTGCCATCCCGGCTCAACTACGCAATGTTTAAGAGGAGCTATGGGTAAAGCAAAAAATCCTGATGGTACAAATCTAATAGAATGCCAAAGTTGTCATGGCGTAATGAGTGCGGTAGGCAGTAGCACTAGAGAAGGCTGGCTTGATGAACCAGACTGCCAAAGCTGCCATCAAAACGGCAAACGCTATACCGAAGCTGTTACCGATATGCTAACAGGAACTCTTAGAACTACATTAGATAGCCGTTTTGCTACAAACCCCGATACACCAATTCAAGGAAAGAGCCTATATAGGTTTAGTAAAGGACATGGTGGACTTCAATGTTCTGCTTGTCACGGTTCAACCCATGCAATTTATCCTTCAAGCAGACCTGAAGATAATGCACAAAGCATTGCCGCTCAAGGACATGCAGGAACAATAGCTGAATGTACGGCATGTCACTTAACCGTACCGGATACTGTTAACGGAGGTCCTCACGGGCTTCATACAGTAGGACAAGCTTGGATAGAAAATCATGAAGATGCAGCTAAAAATAATCTTTTAAGTTGTAGTACGTGCCATGGAAGCGACTATAGAGGCAGCGAGCTTTCAAAAACTTTTAGTGCTAGAACATTTCATATAGAAGATGGACAAACAAAAACATTTGCTGCTGGACATAAGATAAGCTGTTATGATTGCCATAACGGACCTTATGGAGAAAATGAAGTGGATGATGATTAA